Proteins encoded in a region of the Elaeis guineensis isolate ETL-2024a chromosome 7, EG11, whole genome shotgun sequence genome:
- the LOC105048696 gene encoding LOW QUALITY PROTEIN: uncharacterized protein (The sequence of the model RefSeq protein was modified relative to this genomic sequence to represent the inferred CDS: inserted 1 base in 1 codon): MATKLVVLGIPWDVDTEGLRQYMNKFGPLDDCIVMKERFTGRSRGFGYVTFSSAEDAKNALESEHVLGNRTXEVKIATPKEEMRAPAKKATRIFVARIPHSVTESMFRSYFEAFGEITDLYMPKDQVSKGHRGIGFITFASADSVDAIMAESHELGGSTIVVDRATPKDEDMRYPSRVAQGGYGAYNAYITAATRYAALGAPTLYDHPASVYGRGYFGPPRGMGRKIFVGRLPQEASADDLRQYFSRFGRILDVYVPKDPKRTGHRGFGFVTFAEDGVADRVSRRTHEILGQEVAIDSATPLDDAGPSGGYRDAAEAYGGYGPMRNYGRLYGSLDFDDYGYGATGSSRPSRMDWRYRPY, from the exons ATGGCGACCAAGCTCGTG GTTCTTGGAATCCCTTGGGACGTGGACACGGAAGGATTGAGGCAGTACATGAACAAGTTCGGGCCTTTGGATGATTGCATTGTGATGAAG GAACGTTTCACTGGTCGTTCTCGTGGGTTTGGTTATGTAACTTTCTCATCAGCAGAGGATGCAAAG AATGCACTTGAAAGCGAGCATGTTCTTGGAAACCGAA CTGAGGTGAAGATAGCAACACCAAAG GAAGAAATGAGGGCACCAGCAAAGAAAGCTACTCGGATATTTGTAGCCAGGATCCCTCATTCTGTCACTGAATCAATGTTTCGAAG TTATTTTGAAGCTTTTGGAGAGATTACAGATCTCTACATGCCAAAG GATCAAGTCTCAAAAGGGCATCGTGGTATTGGGTTTATTACTTTTGCTAGTGCAG ATTCTGTTGATGCCATAATGGCAGAATCTCATGAGCTTGGTGGTTCTACTATAGTTGTTGACCGAGCAACTCCAAAG GATGAAGATATGAGATACCCGAGCAGAGTAGCACAGGGTGGATATGGTGCATACAATGCTTATATTACAGCGGCTACTCGATATGCTGCTTTAGGTGCTCCTACACTGTATGACCACCCTGCTTCAGTATATGGAA GAGGGTATTTTGGACCTCCTCGTGGAATGGGCAGAAAGATATTTGTTGGCAGACTTCCACAGGAGGCAAGTGCTGATGATCTGCGGCAGTACTTCAGCAGATTTGGCCGTATCTTAGATGTCTATGTTCCAAAG GATCCTAAAAGAACTGGACACAGGGGCTTTGGTTTTGTGACTTTTGCTGAGGATGGTGTTGCAGATCGTGTATCTCGTAGAACTCATGAAATTCTTGGACAAGAG GTTGCTATAGACTCCGCAACACCGCTTGATGATGCTGGTCCTAGTGGAGGATACAGGGATGCGGCTGAAGCCTATGGAGGGTACGGTCCAATGCGAAACTATGGCAGGCTTTATGGGAGCCTGGATTTTGATGAT TATGGTTATGGTGCCACCGGGAGTAGCAGGCCTTCAAGAATGGATTGGAGGTACAGGCCCTATTAG